Proteins co-encoded in one Metabacillus sp. KUDC1714 genomic window:
- a CDS encoding Rieske (2Fe-2S) protein produces the protein MSELIYAGSLKKLEDVGAKVIKGGSHAIAVFVHEKQVYAVDNRCPHMGFPLHTGSLCDGILTCHWHHARFDIKSGGTLDPWADDIPTYPVHIKEDKVWVHPVPYNKVTIEKLRKRLREGLEQNLSLVIAKSVVGLMEAGFPANEIAKVGIDFGTIHHQSGWGSGLTILTAMTNVLTKLDKTGQILALFQGLVHVARESSGMGSRFLLGSLPVTDEMNTQSFEQLSEWYRHCVEVRDPQGAERVLLTTIELDFTNEQIADMMMTAITDHFYVNTGHTLDFHNKAFEILEQIGFEHRPYVLSSLLPGLGHVSRSEESHSWQSPVDLVKPLIEAFKKLPDILANASSIEETEVDEAPLVEQILSDDALKTVNMMLDALKNGVSPARLAQLVALAAAERISRFHVQNDFRDWITVLHTFTHAHALHESLRRSTTPELTRAVFHGAMSVYQDRFLNLPSARRPEPKDVEAEPQNPSELLEMMNKQQQVAESARWVVNYLARGGNISELFNTLGHALLREDAEFHSFQMFEAAMVEHEHWEIEDSELASHAQETLIIAVTRYLAGHAPTSREMQHIARIAMRLHRGEKLFEDE, from the coding sequence ATGTCAGAATTAATTTATGCAGGTTCATTAAAGAAACTTGAAGATGTAGGTGCAAAGGTAATAAAAGGTGGAAGTCATGCAATTGCAGTATTTGTTCACGAAAAACAAGTCTATGCGGTGGATAACCGTTGTCCGCATATGGGCTTCCCCCTCCATACAGGAAGTTTATGTGATGGGATTTTAACGTGTCATTGGCACCATGCTCGTTTTGATATAAAAAGCGGTGGAACCTTAGATCCATGGGCAGATGATATTCCTACTTACCCTGTCCATATAAAGGAAGATAAGGTTTGGGTACACCCTGTTCCTTATAATAAAGTAACAATCGAAAAATTAAGGAAGCGTTTACGTGAAGGTCTTGAGCAAAATTTAAGTCTTGTCATCGCTAAATCGGTTGTCGGATTGATGGAAGCTGGTTTTCCAGCGAATGAGATTGCAAAGGTTGGTATCGACTTTGGAACGATACATCATCAAAGCGGCTGGGGCTCTGGATTGACGATTTTAACAGCCATGACAAATGTATTAACTAAATTGGATAAAACCGGTCAGATTTTAGCATTGTTCCAAGGTCTCGTTCATGTTGCACGCGAAAGTTCTGGAATGGGATCACGCTTTTTACTCGGGTCCCTCCCTGTCACAGATGAAATGAATACCCAATCTTTCGAACAATTATCAGAATGGTATCGTCATTGTGTGGAGGTTCGTGATCCGCAGGGAGCTGAACGAGTACTCTTGACGACGATTGAATTAGACTTCACGAACGAGCAGATTGCTGACATGATGATGACTGCAATCACTGATCATTTTTATGTAAATACAGGGCATACGCTCGATTTTCATAATAAAGCTTTCGAGATTCTCGAGCAGATTGGTTTTGAGCACCGGCCATATGTATTATCATCATTGTTACCTGGTCTCGGTCATGTATCCCGTAGTGAAGAATCCCATAGCTGGCAATCACCCGTTGACTTGGTCAAACCATTAATAGAAGCGTTCAAAAAATTACCTGATATTCTTGCTAATGCATCATCAATTGAGGAAACTGAAGTGGATGAAGCACCATTGGTTGAACAAATTTTATCAGATGATGCTTTAAAAACGGTAAATATGATGTTGGATGCACTTAAAAACGGAGTCTCCCCTGCCCGTTTGGCACAGCTCGTAGCTTTAGCGGCCGCGGAACGGATTTCTCGTTTCCATGTACAAAATGATTTCAGAGATTGGATTACCGTACTTCATACTTTTACTCACGCGCATGCATTACATGAATCGTTAAGGCGCTCAACCACACCTGAATTAACCCGAGCTGTTTTCCATGGAGCAATGAGTGTCTATCAAGATCGTTTTCTCAATTTACCATCTGCACGAAGACCGGAACCAAAGGATGTAGAAGCTGAACCGCAAAATCCTTCAGAATTATTGGAGATGATGAATAAACAACAACAGGTTGCAGAATCAGCACGTTGGGTAGTGAATTACCTGGCACGCGGAGGTAATATAAGTGAACTCTTCAATACACTCGGGCACGCTTTACTAAGAGAGGATGCAGAGTTTCATTCGTTTCAAATGTTTGAAGCGGCGATGGTCGAACATGAACATTGGGAAATTGAGGATTCCGAGCTTGCTAGTCATGCACAGGAAACGTTGATCATCGCAGTAACACGTTATCTAGCAGGCCATGCCCCAACTTCTAGAGAAATGCAACATATAGCACGGATTGCAATGCGCCTCCACCGCGGAGAAAAATTATTTGAAGATGAATGA
- the pucD gene encoding xanthine dehydrogenase subunit D has protein sequence MKLIRDNFQEKWKIRPDGYDKVTGSLKYLTDYSFPGMLYGKVLRSSYPHAKILSISTSKAEQLEGVFAVVTHKDVVGMNRFGLIFPDQPVLCEDVVRYVGDAVAAVAAESEEIADKAIELIEVEYEILEVIDDPETALIDSAVKLHPGGNILHRAGYKSSDDVMSAIDECPFIVEETYETPRQMHAYMETEGGVVVPEADGKITVYAATQHGFKDRMQLARILAMPESDIRVISSPIGGSFGGKDELNIQPYAALLAIKSNRPVKLHNKRIESVKAGIKRHPMKIKMITGAKENGLLVGHFVRITADTGAYATLGPAVLDFAVEHSTGPYRIQNVDIEGISVFTNNGVSGEFRGFGGNQVTFALESQIDRLAEILNIDPLKLREMNIREADDLGPLGQRIVANDGAKNVLEMIKSSPILTTPLKPKDKWRLRGKGAAITMHGGGLGFGRPDPSGARLSLTEEGKIEIAFGFEEFGQGLLATVEILLTDMLGCAKEDVKIVIGDTGIVPASGSSTASRSTNMIWQGINKLKGPWKNKLLNAASRISGVAVETLTLGENGVWEKGEKDKSVITYKELANRLKTELPVCSTQFHFPTTPDAVIGGHYLHTYAAVAVEVEVNQLTGQIKVTKLDHAVAAGPVVNPLGYLGQIEGGAIMGLGFTLFEDSLMENARYHTENFDSYIIPTIRDIPLSTNVYVDESLIENDVFGPRGVGEIGTVAVAPAITAAIHDACGLWVKKLPVSSEEILNALQTTSFSFYKQGVSE, from the coding sequence GTGAAATTGATAAGAGATAATTTTCAAGAAAAATGGAAAATCCGTCCTGATGGATATGATAAGGTAACAGGATCTCTTAAATATTTAACTGATTATTCTTTTCCAGGTATGCTCTATGGGAAAGTGTTACGGAGTTCTTATCCTCATGCTAAAATTTTGTCGATTTCAACATCGAAAGCAGAACAATTAGAAGGTGTTTTTGCTGTCGTTACTCATAAGGATGTAGTTGGTATGAATCGATTTGGTTTGATATTCCCGGATCAGCCGGTTTTATGTGAAGATGTTGTGCGGTATGTGGGGGATGCAGTGGCTGCTGTAGCGGCTGAAAGTGAAGAAATTGCTGATAAGGCGATCGAGTTGATTGAGGTTGAGTATGAAATACTTGAAGTGATTGATGATCCTGAAACGGCTTTAATTGATTCTGCGGTTAAATTACATCCTGGAGGGAATATCCTTCATCGTGCAGGCTATAAAAGTAGCGATGATGTCATGAGTGCAATTGATGAGTGCCCATTTATTGTAGAGGAAACATATGAAACACCGAGACAAATGCATGCGTATATGGAAACTGAGGGTGGTGTCGTTGTTCCAGAAGCGGATGGTAAAATCACAGTATATGCTGCGACACAGCACGGATTCAAGGATCGTATGCAGTTGGCTAGAATTTTGGCAATGCCTGAAAGTGATATTCGTGTTATTTCAAGTCCAATCGGAGGTTCATTCGGTGGGAAGGATGAGTTGAATATCCAACCATATGCGGCATTGCTTGCGATAAAGTCGAATAGACCAGTGAAACTCCATAACAAGCGAATTGAATCTGTCAAAGCAGGAATAAAACGTCACCCTATGAAAATAAAAATGATTACAGGTGCAAAAGAAAATGGTTTGTTAGTTGGTCATTTTGTTAGAATCACTGCTGATACAGGGGCATATGCCACATTAGGACCAGCTGTATTGGATTTTGCAGTAGAGCATTCGACTGGTCCGTATAGAATTCAAAATGTTGATATCGAAGGGATTTCAGTATTTACGAATAATGGGGTTTCAGGTGAGTTTAGGGGTTTTGGTGGTAATCAAGTAACCTTTGCTTTAGAATCACAAATTGATAGACTTGCAGAAATACTAAATATTGATCCTTTAAAATTACGAGAGATGAATATTAGAGAGGCAGATGACTTAGGGCCACTTGGTCAACGGATTGTTGCGAATGATGGAGCGAAAAATGTTCTGGAGATGATTAAGTCCTCACCAATATTAACAACTCCTCTAAAACCAAAAGATAAGTGGAGGTTAAGGGGAAAAGGTGCTGCTATCACCATGCATGGTGGTGGGCTTGGCTTTGGAAGGCCAGATCCATCTGGTGCCCGCCTTTCTCTAACGGAAGAGGGGAAGATTGAAATAGCGTTTGGTTTTGAAGAGTTTGGACAAGGGTTACTAGCAACAGTTGAAATATTGCTGACAGATATGCTCGGTTGTGCGAAAGAAGATGTGAAAATCGTTATTGGGGATACTGGGATAGTTCCTGCCTCAGGCTCCTCGACTGCCTCTCGTTCAACAAACATGATATGGCAAGGAATCAACAAATTAAAAGGACCTTGGAAAAACAAGCTACTAAATGCTGCATCACGTATTTCTGGTGTTGCAGTGGAGACTCTGACGCTCGGAGAAAATGGCGTTTGGGAGAAAGGTGAAAAGGATAAGAGTGTGATCACCTATAAAGAACTTGCAAACAGATTGAAAACAGAGCTTCCTGTTTGTTCAACGCAATTTCATTTTCCGACAACTCCTGATGCGGTTATTGGCGGGCATTATCTACACACGTATGCAGCCGTTGCAGTTGAGGTTGAAGTGAATCAATTAACAGGTCAAATTAAGGTGACAAAGCTTGATCATGCTGTTGCAGCAGGTCCTGTCGTCAATCCACTAGGCTATTTAGGACAAATTGAGGGTGGGGCCATTATGGGACTAGGTTTTACTCTATTTGAAGATTCGCTAATGGAAAACGCTCGTTATCATACTGAGAATTTTGATTCGTACATTATTCCAACGATAAGGGACATCCCTCTTTCGACTAATGTTTATGTTGATGAATCCTTAATTGAAAACGATGTGTTCGGACCTAGAGGTGTTGGTGAAATTGGCACTGTTGCTGTTGCTCCAGCAATTACCGCAGCAATTCATGATGCGTGCGGATTATGGGTCAAGAAGCTACCTGTTTCTTCTGAAGAAATATTGAATGCTCTTCAGACGACTTCATTTTCGTTTTATAAACAGGGGGTATCTGAATGA
- a CDS encoding nucleotidyltransferase family protein — MKNIIGIYLAAGSSKRMGKCKLSLPLSVKPLGTIALKEIMQSNIDHFLVVTNDFNAVWLNSADDLHAYPNKWENIVSLQAHLGQSFSLKAGIRRALQLGAESIVVFLADQPFVTSGLINRLINEARNEHDYVASAVGGVLKPPIIFNLKALAKIMTIRGDEGARSLLKNGTLTGTSIQVNSDQLFDIDTVEDYEFARSFSLRNSNKIS, encoded by the coding sequence ATGAAGAACATCATTGGGATTTATCTTGCTGCAGGTAGTAGTAAGCGAATGGGAAAATGTAAATTATCTTTACCATTATCAGTAAAACCTCTCGGTACAATTGCGTTGAAAGAGATTATGCAATCAAATATTGATCATTTTTTAGTTGTGACAAATGATTTTAATGCAGTATGGCTTAATTCTGCAGATGATCTCCACGCTTATCCAAATAAATGGGAAAATATCGTAAGTTTACAAGCGCATTTAGGTCAATCTTTTTCACTTAAGGCGGGTATAAGGCGTGCTTTACAATTAGGTGCAGAGTCTATTGTTGTCTTTCTTGCAGATCAACCATTTGTAACATCTGGATTGATTAATCGATTAATCAATGAAGCGAGAAATGAACACGATTATGTTGCATCTGCTGTTGGTGGGGTATTGAAGCCACCGATAATATTTAATCTTAAAGCACTTGCTAAGATCATGACAATTCGTGGTGATGAAGGAGCGCGTAGTTTGTTGAAGAATGGTACTTTAACAGGAACGAGCATTCAGGTAAATTCAGATCAGCTATTCGATATAGATACAGTAGAGGATTATGAATTTGCAAGGTCTTTCTCTTTAAGAAACTCTAATAAAATTTCTTAA
- a CDS encoding FAD binding domain-containing protein — protein sequence MITVKNEMADIKKSDILVEHPRLIQDAMRLRELGGVFIAGGTLIQLNWEFGQPLSTTLINLEPITELKGVEYIERGDSSFVEIGALTTISECIENPIINEHAQLLVEACKKIAAPAVRNRATLGGNIASGIGDSIPALLVLDAELTIRIQDETKVIKLWGLLSLLKDTPQLNYLLLLIRIPCQKKGEQAFFKKVGRREAFTPALVTICAQWRRISAKRLEYIGIAVGGGNNDPCRLIVVEKILETNDFDENLLRSLYLEIVDEINSYSDPFITETYRKHVAANLLVAELMNIFCDKEG from the coding sequence GTGATCACGGTGAAAAATGAGATGGCTGACATAAAGAAATCAGATATTTTAGTTGAACATCCACGTCTCATTCAGGATGCTATGAGGTTGAGAGAATTAGGTGGTGTTTTTATCGCAGGAGGAACACTTATCCAGCTTAATTGGGAATTTGGCCAACCGCTTTCAACGACATTAATAAACTTAGAACCAATTACTGAGTTAAAAGGGGTAGAGTATATTGAGCGAGGGGATTCTTCATTCGTAGAAATAGGTGCACTAACGACAATTTCTGAATGTATAGAAAACCCAATTATCAATGAACATGCTCAATTACTTGTTGAGGCATGTAAAAAGATTGCAGCGCCTGCTGTCCGAAATCGGGCAACACTTGGTGGGAATATTGCGAGTGGTATCGGTGATTCCATTCCTGCTCTGCTTGTTTTAGATGCTGAATTGACTATAAGAATTCAAGACGAGACAAAGGTTATAAAATTATGGGGATTGCTTAGCTTACTAAAGGATACACCACAACTTAACTATCTATTGCTATTAATTCGTATTCCTTGTCAAAAGAAGGGAGAACAAGCCTTTTTTAAGAAAGTGGGGAGAAGAGAAGCATTTACACCAGCTTTGGTAACAATTTGTGCGCAATGGAGGCGAATAAGTGCTAAGCGATTGGAGTATATTGGAATCGCTGTCGGTGGAGGTAACAATGATCCATGTCGACTAATAGTAGTTGAAAAAATATTGGAAACAAACGATTTTGATGAAAATTTACTAAGATCTCTTTACCTAGAAATTGTTGATGAAATCAATTCCTACTCTGATCCTTTTATAACTGAGACATATCGCAAGCACGTAGCAGCAAATCTACTTGTTGCTGAATTAATGAACATTTTTTGTGATAAGGAAGGATGA
- a CDS encoding 5'-deoxyadenosine deaminase, whose translation MQILIKNAEIITMNEQTDIVYGDLLIEDDRIAQISKCIEGVLPDKIIDATGKTIIPGFIQSHIHLCQTLFRGQGDDLELLDWLSKRIWPLEAAHDEESIYYSAMLGIGELIQSGTTSIIDMETVRHTDFAFRAIEESGIRALAGKVMMDQGDNVPVNLLEKTNESIQESVDLLEKWNNYDNGRIQYAFSPRFVISCTEDLLTEVRDLSNQYQVMVHTHASENLKEIEIVENERGMRNVVYLDHLGLASPRLILAHCIWLDDNEKRIIREKGVKVSHCPGSNLKLASGIAETPDMHDKGICLSLGADGAPCNNNLDMFNEMRLTALIQKPIHGPTAMDAKKVFRMATMGGAAAMGLEKEIGSLEVGKKADVVILDLNNFHTYPSTDVDPISRIVYSATRGDVETTIINGKVVMENRIIKTIDKSVVLKEANKAIKRLLNRLPKGNFTIR comes from the coding sequence ATGCAAATACTAATAAAAAATGCAGAAATTATTACAATGAATGAACAGACAGATATTGTTTATGGTGATCTTTTGATAGAAGATGATAGAATTGCGCAGATCTCTAAATGTATTGAAGGGGTATTGCCTGATAAAATCATAGATGCAACAGGTAAGACAATTATTCCTGGATTCATTCAAAGTCATATTCATCTTTGTCAAACATTATTTAGAGGTCAGGGTGATGATTTAGAGCTTTTAGACTGGTTATCTAAGAGAATATGGCCTCTTGAAGCTGCACATGATGAAGAATCTATCTACTATTCTGCAATGTTAGGTATTGGAGAGCTTATTCAAAGTGGTACAACATCAATCATCGATATGGAAACGGTTCGCCATACAGATTTTGCGTTTAGAGCTATTGAAGAAAGTGGAATCCGAGCTCTAGCAGGGAAAGTAATGATGGATCAAGGGGACAATGTTCCTGTTAATCTATTAGAAAAAACAAATGAATCGATTCAAGAAAGTGTTGACTTGTTGGAAAAATGGAACAATTACGATAATGGTCGTATTCAATACGCTTTTTCACCTAGATTTGTCATTTCATGTACTGAAGATTTGTTAACTGAGGTGAGGGATTTATCTAATCAATATCAAGTGATGGTTCATACTCATGCTTCAGAAAATTTAAAAGAAATTGAAATTGTCGAAAATGAACGTGGGATGAGAAATGTCGTTTATTTAGATCATCTAGGCTTAGCGAGCCCTAGGTTAATTTTAGCTCATTGTATATGGTTGGATGACAATGAAAAACGGATTATTCGCGAGAAAGGTGTGAAGGTTAGTCATTGTCCTGGTTCAAACTTAAAGCTTGCCTCAGGTATTGCTGAAACACCTGATATGCACGATAAAGGTATATGTTTAAGTCTTGGTGCAGATGGAGCTCCATGTAACAATAATTTGGATATGTTTAATGAAATGCGATTAACAGCTCTTATTCAAAAACCAATTCATGGTCCAACAGCAATGGATGCTAAAAAGGTTTTCCGTATGGCGACAATGGGTGGAGCAGCAGCGATGGGATTAGAAAAAGAGATTGGTAGCTTAGAGGTTGGGAAAAAAGCAGATGTTGTTATTTTGGATTTGAATAATTTCCATACATACCCATCAACAGATGTCGATCCTATTTCAAGAATCGTCTATTCAGCCACAAGAGGTGATGTGGAAACGACGATAATTAATGGAAAAGTGGTTATGGAAAATCGAATCATAAAGACGATTGATAAGTCGGTCGTTTTAAAGGAAGCAAATAAAGCGATTAAACGTTTATTAAATAGATTGCCTAAGGGGAACTTTACGATCAGATAA
- a CDS encoding PucR family transcriptional regulator, with protein sequence MKISELLKIPILSNAKIAAGKNGVGRSVQSVNMMDAPDIIQFLKPNELLVTTAYFIRDNPTEMVKLVRFMAKNNCSGLGIKTRRFLHSIPSEVIKIANEENLPLIELPLEHSLGEIVNESLSYILARRTKELQFAINTQREFTKLVHKGEKLSKIIDRLSTILDKPILLIDHLNRVIVETHHFRSTEMKKLRKNIVKDIDANHSSIKQQPLYLSVYKPSSLKGKFVHFFPIDTYFKKSYLLIIGFDYPVDGYTLLSVEQVTNVISFELLKQHALSEKNLHIKNNFFTALLDGDLPESEVLKRGGKYGLKKDQSYNVIACKIDENNEKITQSLSFYNSFQVEGFKYTIYEHLKSMFSKTGMEFCIFIKNDIFVLLLDRENMKSEQQLTEFIQSVQKKLHEQLNVSISFGVSTHCKDIRNIHRGYRHAVEALEAGYQLRKSHFIQTYRTKDITELLQMIPLANVTEFYESTLKELAYTTNKDLLSLVQTISVFIENHCQIAETAKRLYVHRNTVVYRLEKCEELLNISLKDSDETLRLRIALLIRSFLLEKVKP encoded by the coding sequence ATGAAAATTAGTGAATTATTAAAAATTCCGATTCTTTCCAATGCAAAAATTGCTGCAGGCAAAAACGGTGTAGGTCGAAGTGTGCAATCAGTCAACATGATGGATGCCCCTGATATTATTCAATTTTTAAAGCCCAATGAATTATTAGTGACCACAGCATATTTTATTCGAGACAACCCTACAGAAATGGTCAAACTCGTTAGATTTATGGCAAAAAATAATTGCTCAGGACTCGGAATAAAAACTAGACGCTTTTTACATTCCATCCCCTCTGAAGTTATTAAAATAGCAAATGAAGAGAACCTTCCCTTAATTGAACTTCCTCTTGAACATTCATTAGGAGAAATTGTTAATGAGTCATTAAGTTACATTCTAGCAAGACGAACAAAGGAGCTACAATTCGCAATAAATACGCAAAGAGAATTTACCAAGCTTGTACATAAGGGAGAAAAATTATCAAAAATAATTGATCGTCTTTCCACGATTCTCGATAAACCGATTTTGCTTATTGATCATTTAAATCGTGTAATAGTTGAAACACACCACTTTCGTAGCACCGAAATGAAAAAACTCAGAAAAAATATTGTAAAAGACATCGATGCTAATCATTCGTCAATTAAACAGCAACCACTTTACCTTTCTGTTTACAAACCATCTTCCCTAAAGGGCAAATTCGTTCATTTTTTTCCGATCGATACCTATTTTAAGAAAAGTTATTTACTAATTATTGGTTTTGATTATCCCGTTGACGGATACACTCTCTTATCAGTGGAGCAAGTAACGAATGTTATTTCCTTCGAGCTCCTGAAACAACATGCATTATCGGAGAAAAATCTACATATTAAAAATAATTTTTTTACAGCATTATTAGATGGTGACTTACCTGAAAGTGAGGTTTTGAAACGAGGGGGAAAATACGGACTAAAAAAGGATCAATCTTACAATGTAATTGCCTGTAAAATTGATGAAAATAACGAAAAGATAACACAATCTCTTTCTTTTTATAACTCATTTCAAGTGGAAGGTTTTAAATACACGATTTATGAGCATTTAAAATCAATGTTTTCAAAAACAGGAATGGAGTTTTGTATTTTTATAAAGAATGATATTTTTGTTCTATTACTAGATCGAGAGAATATGAAATCTGAACAGCAATTAACTGAGTTTATTCAATCCGTTCAAAAGAAACTGCATGAGCAATTAAACGTGTCTATTTCTTTTGGTGTAAGTACTCACTGTAAGGATATACGGAATATTCACAGGGGCTATCGACATGCTGTGGAAGCATTGGAGGCAGGGTATCAACTTAGAAAGAGTCATTTTATTCAAACATATCGCACCAAGGATATCACTGAATTACTCCAAATGATCCCACTTGCTAATGTAACAGAGTTTTATGAGAGCACCCTTAAAGAACTTGCCTATACAACCAATAAAGATTTACTAAGTTTAGTACAAACCATTTCTGTTTTTATTGAAAATCATTGCCAAATCGCCGAAACAGCTAAACGGTTATACGTTCATCGAAATACAGTTGTTTATCGGCTAGAAAAATGCGAAGAATTATTAAACATCTCCTTAAAAGATTCTGATGAAACACTAAGACTTCGGATTGCTTTGTTAATCCGTTCGTTTCTTCTGGAAAAGGTAAAACCTTAG
- a CDS encoding XdhC family protein, producing the protein MRTDIYEILDTVCDSSCKSVLATIIDVQGSAYQRAGALMLFQENGKQVGLLSGGCLEQDLFARVNDFLYDPNPNSTIVTYDLTDEDDLSWGQGAGCNGIIKVLVEPVTSLLKEDLKKVRELVNRGVDVTYAKRISMQGKVMDYLFFTAEGGFFGQWHGQWPTFPPDESTQLLQRDQNLYYIQKIMARPRLFIYGAGVDVIPLAQLAHLTGFQVIVVDWRPAFCNEIYFPFVYKTYIASPSEFAQSISFSTSDSIVLMTHNYEKDHQLIQLLLGKKIAYLGILGSKVRAEKLLKGIRIPEWIHFPVGLAIGAEGPQEIAISIMAELIQNKARRLAVAL; encoded by the coding sequence ATGCGTACGGACATATATGAAATACTCGATACGGTTTGTGATTCTTCTTGTAAAAGTGTTTTAGCAACAATTATTGATGTTCAAGGCTCAGCATATCAAAGGGCTGGAGCGTTGATGTTGTTTCAAGAGAATGGTAAGCAAGTAGGGCTTTTAAGTGGAGGGTGTCTTGAGCAAGACCTATTTGCACGAGTAAATGATTTCTTATATGATCCGAATCCGAACTCAACAATTGTTACATATGACCTCACGGATGAAGATGACTTGTCATGGGGACAGGGTGCTGGCTGTAATGGGATAATAAAGGTTTTGGTAGAGCCGGTTACATCGCTTCTTAAAGAAGATTTAAAGAAAGTAAGGGAACTTGTTAACCGTGGTGTTGATGTAACATATGCAAAAAGAATCTCGATGCAGGGCAAAGTAATGGATTACCTTTTTTTTACGGCAGAGGGGGGATTTTTTGGTCAATGGCATGGTCAATGGCCAACCTTTCCTCCGGATGAAAGTACTCAATTGCTGCAAAGAGATCAAAATTTGTATTATATACAGAAGATTATGGCAAGACCAAGGCTTTTTATATATGGAGCTGGAGTGGATGTGATTCCTCTCGCGCAACTAGCACATCTTACAGGTTTTCAAGTGATTGTTGTTGATTGGCGACCCGCCTTTTGTAACGAAATTTATTTTCCATTTGTTTATAAAACGTACATTGCTTCACCTTCTGAATTTGCTCAATCCATTTCCTTTTCTACTTCTGATTCAATTGTTTTGATGACCCATAATTATGAAAAAGATCATCAACTTATCCAATTATTGCTTGGAAAGAAAATTGCATATTTAGGAATTTTAGGCTCAAAGGTTCGTGCGGAAAAACTTTTAAAGGGTATAAGAATTCCTGAGTGGATTCATTTTCCTGTTGGTTTAGCAATCGGAGCAGAAGGGCCTCAAGAGATAGCGATAAGTATTATGGCTGAGCTCATTCAAAATAAAGCAAGGAGGTTGGCGGTTGCTTTATGA
- a CDS encoding (2Fe-2S)-binding protein, with product MKIDRFENSTNDRILENKIALNITINGRLYSLIIPPTYRLVDLLRKDLELTGTKISCEIGRCGSCSVLMNGNVVNSCLVMAYQANGMVIETIEQVSQENLHPIQQAFLEEGALQCGYCTPGMVIALKSLLDKNNQPTEEEVLDYLCGNLCRCTGYNGILRAVQRYKNESSAIFDNKTLE from the coding sequence ATGAAAATTGATAGGTTTGAAAATAGTACAAATGATAGAATACTAGAAAATAAGATTGCATTAAACATAACAATTAATGGTCGATTGTACAGTCTTATTATACCCCCTACCTATCGATTAGTTGACCTTTTACGTAAAGATTTAGAATTAACCGGAACAAAAATATCATGTGAAATAGGTAGGTGTGGTTCGTGTTCCGTTTTAATGAACGGAAATGTGGTTAATTCTTGTTTAGTTATGGCTTATCAAGCCAATGGTATGGTAATCGAAACAATCGAACAGGTTTCACAAGAGAATCTCCACCCGATCCAACAAGCATTTTTGGAGGAAGGTGCCCTTCAATGTGGGTATTGTACTCCGGGTATGGTTATTGCCCTAAAATCATTGTTAGACAAAAATAATCAGCCAACAGAAGAAGAAGTGCTCGACTATTTATGTGGTAATCTTTGTAGATGTACGGGGTACAATGGAATTCTTCGGGCGGTTCAGCGTTATAAAAATGAATCTTCGGCTATTTTTGACAATAAAACCTTAGAGTGA